Proteins found in one Proteiniborus sp. DW1 genomic segment:
- a CDS encoding CvpA family protein, translating into MNWVDICIFAILALNSLIGFNQGFIVSIFNLAGLIVSYFVATLYYPIITQVLLNNQAVYQKVRGFVDKRLYSVFEEKADIFGTTSLLEDLMLPKPLVDIISKSPKVDSYTSQVSKAAIDIMSEAITGILIDVISLIIAFIIARIVLIFIIRILNVFSKLPILSHFNKLLGLGFGFIKGIIIVFIIFAVVTPLISVSPNGTIAEGVFGSTVGYYLYDNNILLKYLKDLVL; encoded by the coding sequence ATGAACTGGGTAGATATATGTATTTTTGCTATTCTTGCATTAAATTCATTAATTGGATTTAACCAAGGTTTTATTGTTTCAATTTTTAACTTAGCTGGACTTATAGTATCGTATTTTGTTGCTACATTGTATTATCCGATAATAACTCAAGTCCTATTAAATAATCAGGCAGTTTATCAAAAAGTTAGAGGTTTTGTTGACAAAAGGCTATATTCAGTATTTGAAGAAAAAGCAGATATATTTGGTACTACGTCACTTTTAGAGGACTTAATGTTACCAAAACCGCTAGTAGATATTATATCAAAAAGCCCTAAAGTAGATTCATATACATCTCAGGTCTCAAAGGCTGCTATAGACATAATGTCAGAAGCTATAACAGGGATATTAATAGATGTAATAAGCTTAATTATTGCATTTATCATCGCAAGGATAGTGCTGATTTTCATAATAAGGATTTTAAATGTATTTTCCAAGCTTCCTATCTTAAGTCACTTTAATAAGCTTTTAGGCTTAGGTTTTGGCTTTATTAAAGGTATTATAATCGTTTTTATTATATTTGCAGTTGTGACTCCCCTTATATCAGTATCACCAAACGGGACAATAGCAGAAGGTGTATTTGGCTCCACTGTAGGATATTATCTATATGATAACAATATACTTTTAAAATATTTGAAAGATTTAGTACTGTAA
- a CDS encoding DUF5711 family protein translates to MIAKEEKRKSNKLVWVIILFLIIGLMFLGKPFKGRIQDLFKQTEKSLELVQAINIPWNKEGHTRSYERAIINYDGKSISSYDIAGDKLWSKSIDFDEPLVYLGESRIFIGDKSKGQIVALNIDGEEGWTYKARQSIDKFAEKNDLLIIYTKAGEQIDQINVLDKKGKLLANTIIDKGRLLSSNISPNHDKFVLVTMDFSGSKIQSSILLYTIEGKLLWKKDYTDLIILDADFMNDDAILGISDRKIISLNMESELLWSRDIKGRLKDLKLAPKQKEIYILYGEKRDCLEVLEVNGKTKSKLELDYYYNNIYTDKSNIYLTGENRLTGIRGNEAFLEYICDNKIENLGFQKDSFLLFTKEGLIIGKLSNRKQ, encoded by the coding sequence ATGATTGCAAAAGAAGAAAAAAGAAAAAGTAACAAACTGGTATGGGTAATTATTTTATTTCTAATAATTGGTCTCATGTTTTTAGGTAAGCCTTTTAAAGGAAGAATACAGGATTTGTTTAAGCAAACAGAGAAATCCTTGGAGTTAGTACAGGCCATTAATATTCCTTGGAATAAGGAAGGTCATACAAGGAGTTATGAAAGAGCTATTATAAATTATGATGGTAAAAGCATTAGCTCTTATGATATAGCAGGGGACAAGCTGTGGTCAAAGAGTATAGATTTTGATGAACCATTAGTTTATTTAGGAGAAAGCAGAATTTTCATTGGAGATAAAAGTAAGGGCCAAATTGTTGCATTAAATATTGATGGTGAAGAGGGGTGGACCTATAAAGCAAGACAATCTATAGATAAGTTTGCAGAAAAAAATGATCTGTTAATCATATATACAAAAGCAGGGGAGCAAATTGATCAAATTAATGTTTTAGATAAAAAAGGGAAGTTGCTGGCCAATACTATTATAGATAAAGGGAGACTTTTATCTAGCAATATTTCTCCTAATCACGATAAGTTTGTACTTGTAACTATGGACTTTTCAGGAAGCAAAATTCAAAGCAGTATTCTATTATACACCATAGAGGGGAAACTCTTATGGAAAAAAGATTATACAGATTTAATAATTCTAGATGCAGATTTTATGAATGATGACGCTATATTGGGAATCAGTGATAGGAAAATAATAAGTTTAAACATGGAAAGTGAGTTGTTATGGAGTAGGGACATAAAAGGTAGACTAAAGGATTTGAAGCTAGCTCCTAAACAGAAGGAAATATATATATTATATGGGGAAAAAAGAGACTGCTTAGAAGTACTAGAGGTAAATGGAAAGACTAAGAGCAAGCTAGAATTAGATTATTATTATAATAATATTTATACAGATAAGTCAAATATTTATCTAACAGGAGAAAATAGGCTAACTGGTATACGTGGAAACGAAGCTTTTTTAGAATACATATGTGACAATAAAATAGAAAACTTAGGGTTTCAAAAAGATAGTTTTCTTTTATTTACTAAGGAAGGTTTAATTATTGGGAAATTGTCAAATAGAAAACAGTAG